TGCATCGCTATCTGGTTCGCCATAACCGCATGGATCTTCTGTTTCAGCCTCTAACCGTTGCTGCGATTACGCTGTTTGCCGAAGGGCTACAGATGCTGATTATTTTGCTAGTAGCGAGGCCGTTTTCGCAGGCGGTACATCTGGTAAACGACATTGCGCTGCCGATGATGATTACTAATACCGTTGGCGCAGCGATGTTTATGCGCATTCTTCTCGACCGACGGGCGATTTTTGAAAAGTACACTACCGCCTTCTCCGCTAAGGCACTGCAAATAGCCGCTCGATCGGAAGGGGTTCTGCGAGCCGGATTCGATCAGAAAAACAGTATGCGGGTTGCCCAAATCCTCTATGAAGAGCTGGGCGTCGGGGCGGTGGCTATTACCGATCGGGAAAAGCTGCTGGCCTTTATCGGCATTGGTGCAGACCACCACCTGCCGGGCACACCGATTACCTCTCACCATACTCACAAGGCGATAGAGAACAATCAGGTTGTTTATGCTGACGGCAATGAAGTGCCTTACGCTTGTTCAATCAATTCGGGCTGTAAGCTGGGCTCTACGCTAGTGATTCCGCTGCGTGGTGCAGAAAAAACCGTGATTGGCACCATTAAGCTTTATGAACCCAAGAGTAAGCTGTTTTCCTCAATTAACCGCACGCTAGGTGAGGGCATTGCCCACCTGCTGTCGGCACAGATCCTGACCGGTACGCTGGATCACCAAAAACAACTGCTCTCACAGTCAGAAATCAAGCTGCTGCACGCGCAGGTTAACCCTCACTTTTTGTTTAACGCGCTTAACACCTTGTCGGCGGTTATTCGCAAAGACCCAGACCGGGCGCGTGGCCTGGTGCTTTCGCTATCCACCTTTTTCCGTAAAAACCTTAAGCGCAGCAACGATGAGGTTAGCCTGAGCGACGAGATGGAGCATATCAACGCCTATCTGGAGATAGAGAAGGCGCGTTTTGCCGATCGCCTAACTGTGGATATCGATATTTCCCCTGCCCTCGGGCCGCTGCTGTTACCGGCGTTTTCTCTTCAGCCAATTGTTGAGAATGCGATTAAGCACGGTACATCGCAAATGCTGAGCGAAGGGCATATCTGTATCAGAGGCTACGGCGACAGCTCGCAGATGCGCCCGGCGCTGGTGTTGGTGGTTGAAGACAACGCAGGCCTGTACCAGCCAAGGCCAAACGGTGACGGGCTGGGCATGAATCTAGTCGATCGGCGCATTAAAGCACGATACGGCTATGAGTACGGCATTACTGTTGAGAGTGAGCCAGACCGCTTTACGCGAGTGGTTATTCGACTGCCGGCGCTAGGGCGCGATGATGTCATAGACGACCTAATGTCTGAGCGGGTAGAGGCACAGTAGTGAAAAAAAATCACCTATGGGAACCTTACGTATAAAAGCGAAAAGAGGGTTGATTTTTTCAGCGCCTATGCGGCTAAATGGGCGCTCTATTTAGCCGGAGCTTTTTGCGTGACGCTTGACCACGTTATCCAGATGACCATGAACTTTGTGCGCGACCACCAGGCTTGGGGGCCGCCAATTGTTTTTTTCTTGGCGTTTGGAGAGTCGATTGCGTTTCTGTCGCTGCTTATTCCTGCGACAGTTATTCTGCTGGGTGTTGGCGCGATTATTGGGGAAAGCGGCATCGGATTTTGGTCTATGTGGCTCGGCGCCTGCGCTGGGGCATTTTTTGGTGACTGGGTGTCCTACTGGCTCGGCTGGCGCTATAAAGAGCGCGTTGCTCACGTTTGGCCACTGTCGCGCAATCCTAATCTGTTAGTTCGAGGTCAGCATTTTTTTGAGCGCTGGGGCGCGCCCGGCGTTTTCATTGGCCGTTTTTTCGGCCCGCTGAGAGCCACGGTGCCTTTAGCCGCGGGCGTGTGCAATATGCCGCTTCGCTCTTTTCAGGTTGTGAATCTACTGTCTGCGATGCTGTGGGGATTCGTCATGCTGGCGCCTGGCGCGTTTGGACTTCAGTGGGCGCTGCATTATCTGCGTTTTTAACGCCGCGTTGCTGCATATTTTGCGGGAAACCTTCCAGTTACAATTAAATCATTCTGGACATTCATACAGTATTTCCTTACTTTTACCAGCTAGACGAAATAGGCAACCGGAGGCTTGGTGGAAAACAGCTTAACGATCGCGATCGGCGCAGCGCTGGCGGGGTTTGTCGCTGCATTGCTGATATCGATGCTGGTGAATCAACGTTCGCGCCTGCGGCTAGAAAATCAGCTTGAGCTGCAGGCGGCTCAGCTTGAGCAAAGCCTGAGTGAAAGGGCTGAACTCCGAGCCGAAAAAGAGTTAATGCAGAAAGTGCAGCAGGAGCAGCAGATAGAGCTTCGCAACGTGCACGCCCATTTGGCTGCCGCTCAGGAAAAGGCTCAACAGCAGGCGCTGTGGCATGAAGAGTGTGAGCGTCTGAATCAGGAGCTTCGAGGGCTGCAAAGCGTTAACAGCGTGCTGGAGGCGGAACTGAGGGAAATGTCGACCCGCCTTGAGGAAACGAGATTTGCCGCTGAAGAAAAGCAGCGACTGTTGATTAACAGCGAACAGCGCCTAACGGTACAGTTTGAAAACCTGGCTAATCGCATATTTGAGCAGAGCGGGCGCAAAGTTGATGAACAAAACCGACAAAGTCTGGATCGGCTTTTACTGCCGCTGAGCGAACAGCTGGAAGGCTTTCGCCGTCAGGTGCAGGAAAACTACGGTCAGGAATCCCGAGAGCGCCACACGCTTACCCATGAAATTCGCCATCTGCAACAGCTTAACGCTCAAATGGCGCAGGAAGCCCTTAACCTGACCAAAGCCCTGAAGGGGGATAACAAAACCCAAGGTAACTGGGGGGAGGTAGTGCTTGCCCGAGTGCTGGAGGCTTCAGGTCTCCGGGAGGGTTATGAATATCAGACTCAGGTCAGCCTGCAAAATGAAGGGGGCAACCGCCAACAGCCAGACGTTATCGTCAGGCTGCCGCAGAATAAAGACGTGATTATCGATGCGAAGATGTCGCTGGTCAGCTATGAGCGCTACTTCAATAGTGACGACGATCAGGAACGCATGCAGGCACTGCATGAACACATTGCATCGATTCGTTCCCACATTCGACTGCTTAGCCGGAAAGACTATCATCAGCTGCCCGGGCTTCGCTCTCTGGATTATGTGCTAATGTTTATTCCCGTTGAGCCCGCTTTCCTGTTGGCTATCGACAGACAGCCCGAATTGATTAGTGAAGCGCTGCAAAATAACATTATGCTGGTAAGCCCAACAACACTGCTGGTGGCCTTAAGGACCATTGGCAACCTTTGGCGCTATGAGCACCAAAGCCAGAATGCGCAGCAGATTGCCGAACGAGCGGCTAAGCTGTATGACAAAGTCCGGCTGTTTGTTGACGATATGGCAGCGCTGGGTGGAAGCTTGGAAAAGGCGCAGAGCAGCTATCGGCAGGCGACAAATCGACTGTCTGAGGGACGGGGCAACGTTCTGGGGCAGGTAGAAAGCTTTCGATCTCTAGGCGTGGAGGTTAAGCGGCCAATAAGCGCAGAGCGACTTAAATCCCCTTCTGAGGATGAGTTACCGGATATATCGGATAGCCAGAATGCACTGGAAGATTCTTCCAATATTGAGCGGATTTAACAAAAAAGAGTTATTGGTGGGTATGTTTCAGAGTGTTTCTGGTAGACTAAATCGATTCACGGAAATTTATAGCATTTATTAAACCTTCAGGCGTTAAAAATGATGAACGATCCGCAGGAAACCACGCACTTCGGCTTCCAAACCGTAAATAAAGACGACAAGGCCAGTATGGTGGCTAACGTCTTTCACTCCGTCGCTTCCAAGTACGATCTGATGAACGATTTGATGTCATTTGGCATCCATCGCGTTTGGAAACGTTTTACCATCGACTGTAGCGCTGTACGTGAAGGTCAGAAAGTGCTCGATCTGGCGGGCGGTACTGGCGATCTGACGGCAAAATTTTCCCGCATGGTCGGTGAAAAAGGCAGCGTTGTTCTGGCGGACATCAACGACTCTATGCTGAAGATGGGGCGTGAAAAGCTGCGCAACATGGGCATTGTGGGTAACGTGAATTACGTTCAGGCTAACGCGGAAGCGCTGCCGTTCCCTGATGACTATTTTGACTGTATCACTATCTCTTTTGGCCTGCGTAATGTGACCGAGAAAGACAAGGCGCTGCGTTCAATGTTCCGCGTGCTGAAGCCGGGCGGGCGTTTGCTAGTGCTGGAGTTTTCCAAGCCTAACGCCAAAGTGCTCAATTCGGCCTATGATGCCTATTCGTTCCATATTTTGCCGAAAATTGGCGAGTGGATAACTCGCGACGCAGACAGCTATCGCTATCTGGCTGAGTCTATCCGTATGCACCCCGATCAGGAAACCCTGAAGGGCATGATGCTGGAAGCTGGATTCGACAGCGTGGACTACTTTAATCTGACGGGCGGCATAGTTGCGCTGCATCGCGGCTACAAGTATTAATACTGCTGCCTGATTGATAAGCACCGAAACGCTACGCGGCGTCCTGTTTTATACGGAGTCGCATAGCGTTCATTAACGGTTTTAGTATTAACAAGCTGGCTGTCTTTTTGTTTGTTTCATTATTGTTAAGTTTTTTTATGCTGTAGCATAATGTGACTGTACAGAATAACTCGTTAATAAAAATGATGTTTTTCTCTTTTTCCACGCCGTACATTTTCTGTATGAAAGTAACGCCCGCTGTACTCCTACACCATTCATGATTACTATGGCTCAATGAAATTGATATTTCAGACAGCGCCTTTTGTCTTGATCTCTTGCCCTTTAATGGCGGAGGTATAGACGGACATGGCGAGGTTTGAACGGTTTTTCTGACAAGGGATCGCTATGCTGCTTGTTCCTCTGGTTTCCGGCCTGATAGAAACGTCGTTAAACAGCCTGCTTTTTCGCGATCGCAGCATGCTGCCTGCAAGCCAC
This DNA window, taken from Leminorella richardii, encodes the following:
- a CDS encoding sensor histidine kinase — translated: MDISQTDLILSLLQQMCVYLVIAYLLSKTPLFIPLMQVTIRLPHKLLCYFTFSMFCIMGTYFGLQIDDSIANTRAMGAVLGGVLGGPSVGFFVGLTGGLHRYSMGGMTATACMLSTIVEGLVGGLLHRYLVRHNRMDLLFQPLTVAAITLFAEGLQMLIILLVARPFSQAVHLVNDIALPMMITNTVGAAMFMRILLDRRAIFEKYTTAFSAKALQIAARSEGVLRAGFDQKNSMRVAQILYEELGVGAVAITDREKLLAFIGIGADHHLPGTPITSHHTHKAIENNQVVYADGNEVPYACSINSGCKLGSTLVIPLRGAEKTVIGTIKLYEPKSKLFSSINRTLGEGIAHLLSAQILTGTLDHQKQLLSQSEIKLLHAQVNPHFLFNALNTLSAVIRKDPDRARGLVLSLSTFFRKNLKRSNDEVSLSDEMEHINAYLEIEKARFADRLTVDIDISPALGPLLLPAFSLQPIVENAIKHGTSQMLSEGHICIRGYGDSSQMRPALVLVVEDNAGLYQPRPNGDGLGMNLVDRRIKARYGYEYGITVESEPDRFTRVVIRLPALGRDDVIDDLMSERVEAQ
- the rmuC gene encoding DNA recombination protein RmuC, with protein sequence MENSLTIAIGAALAGFVAALLISMLVNQRSRLRLENQLELQAAQLEQSLSERAELRAEKELMQKVQQEQQIELRNVHAHLAAAQEKAQQQALWHEECERLNQELRGLQSVNSVLEAELREMSTRLEETRFAAEEKQRLLINSEQRLTVQFENLANRIFEQSGRKVDEQNRQSLDRLLLPLSEQLEGFRRQVQENYGQESRERHTLTHEIRHLQQLNAQMAQEALNLTKALKGDNKTQGNWGEVVLARVLEASGLREGYEYQTQVSLQNEGGNRQQPDVIVRLPQNKDVIIDAKMSLVSYERYFNSDDDQERMQALHEHIASIRSHIRLLSRKDYHQLPGLRSLDYVLMFIPVEPAFLLAIDRQPELISEALQNNIMLVSPTTLLVALRTIGNLWRYEHQSQNAQQIAERAAKLYDKVRLFVDDMAALGGSLEKAQSSYRQATNRLSEGRGNVLGQVESFRSLGVEVKRPISAERLKSPSEDELPDISDSQNALEDSSNIERI
- a CDS encoding DedA family protein, which encodes MTLDHVIQMTMNFVRDHQAWGPPIVFFLAFGESIAFLSLLIPATVILLGVGAIIGESGIGFWSMWLGACAGAFFGDWVSYWLGWRYKERVAHVWPLSRNPNLLVRGQHFFERWGAPGVFIGRFFGPLRATVPLAAGVCNMPLRSFQVVNLLSAMLWGFVMLAPGAFGLQWALHYLRF
- the ubiE gene encoding bifunctional demethylmenaquinone methyltransferase/2-methoxy-6-polyprenyl-1,4-benzoquinol methylase UbiE, with the translated sequence MMNDPQETTHFGFQTVNKDDKASMVANVFHSVASKYDLMNDLMSFGIHRVWKRFTIDCSAVREGQKVLDLAGGTGDLTAKFSRMVGEKGSVVLADINDSMLKMGREKLRNMGIVGNVNYVQANAEALPFPDDYFDCITISFGLRNVTEKDKALRSMFRVLKPGGRLLVLEFSKPNAKVLNSAYDAYSFHILPKIGEWITRDADSYRYLAESIRMHPDQETLKGMMLEAGFDSVDYFNLTGGIVALHRGYKY